The proteins below are encoded in one region of Apium graveolens cultivar Ventura chromosome 4, ASM990537v1, whole genome shotgun sequence:
- the LOC141718093 gene encoding uncharacterized protein LOC141718093: protein MADHNHHHHQRPNRISLPPRATTPIFPTTPKPLYPPTTPTPTPSKNRRNSSKKSNLSSLFFLLFSLRSLYSLLPFIKSSPSSFSLFPFSFLVSLLSLLLSLLFSFNSIFSLPKINQSQLRFLFFKSLVLAVVFLLRFQALKYCGTAALILAEMSGNVVARFVAEGKDRNFGARIAVGMGNIRGFIALLCGLFLLSISWDRIECFPFSLVNVENFGFSFMPNDNCVRIWPMLLPFLCGFLGCYERVRMNWGNVREMSRKQLRLVSLFFTTIVLFIPAVISMFVLEVEGDSILVGDLGWPLANTVVFGVLLSENYTDDKVLSSKDFQGEFVVTFICTIVLELFYYSELSLFGLLICGLLVGIAVKELNPLYSIYTELGLESSESLTTSIMKPIRHIWSERKSRKIALFLLINTGYMVVEFVVGFMSNSLGLISDACHMLFDCAALAIGLYASYISRLPANSQFNYGRGRFEILSGYVNAVFLVLVGALIVVESCERILDPQEISTSSLLTVSIGGLLVNMIGLIFFHEEHHHAHGGSASCSHSHSHSSHHHHSHDHAENDQSVHRIVEESVLHENNKKSGHSSKCGENHVHNDCDHHPNGSTKHHDDHNHRHNGHNHQHEHHDDHNHHHNDHSHQHEHHDHHRHHQHEHHDHHHRQHEHHDHHHHHEHHDHNDTNVHRSVSHKNSIHNGALGDSHDFGLENIEPKKETTQKHQHRHIDHNMEGIFLHVLADTLGSVGVVISTFLIKYKGWLASDPICSIFISVLIVSSVIPLLWNSAEILLQRIPRAHEHDLKEAIRDVVNMKGVRGIQRLHIWSFTNDDVVGTVHLHVSTETDKTSAKAQVSDLLHDAGIKDLTIQVECVKDR from the coding sequence ATGGCTGATCATAATCACCACCACCACCAACGCCCCAATCGAATCTCACTTCCCCCACGCGCCACCACACCCATTTTCCCCACCACCCCAAAACCACTTTACCCACCCACAACTCCCACCCCAACTCCATCCAAGAACCGCCGcaattcttcaaaaaaatcaaatCTTTCTTCTCTCTTCTTCCTCCTTTTCTCTCTACGTTCTCTCTACTCTCTCCTCCCTTTTATTAAATCCTctccttcttctttctctctcttccctttctcttttctcgtctctctcctctctctcctaCTCTCTCTCCTCTTTTCTTTTAATTCCATCTTTTCTCTCCCTAAAATCAACCAATCACAGCTCAGGTTTTTGTTTTTTAAGTCATTAGTTCTTGCTGTTGTATTTTTGCTTAGGTTTCAAGCTTTGAAGTATTGTGGAACTGCAGCTTTGATTCTTGCCGAAATGTCTGGAAATGTGGTTGCAAGATTTGTTGCAGAGGGTAAAGATCGAAACTTTGGAGCTCGAATCGCGGTTGGGATGGGTAATATTCGTGGGTTTATTGCGTTGTTATGTGGATTGTTTTTGTTGTCTATTAGTTGGGATAGAATTGAATGTTTTCCGTTTTCTTTGGTAAATGTTGAGAATTTTGGGTTTTCGTTTATGCCGAATGATAATTGTGTTAGGATATGGCCTATGTTGTTGCCTTTTTTATGTGGGTTTTTGGGGTGTTATGAAAGAGTTAGGATGAATTGGGGGAATGTTAGGGAAATGAGTAGGAAACAACTTCGGTTGGTGTCATTGTTTTTTACGACAATTGTGCTTTTTATTCCTGCGGTTATTAGTATGTTTGTGTTAGAGGTAGAGGGAGATAGTATCTTGGTTGGAGATTTAGGATGGCCTTTAGCGAATACTGTAGTGTTTGGAGTGCTTTTGAGTGAGAACTACACGGATGATAAGGTATTGAGTTCTAAAGATTTTCAAGGAGAGTTTGTTGTGACGTTTATATGTACTATTGTTTTGGAATTGTTTTATTATTCCGAGCTTTCTCTTTTCGGCTTGTTGATTTGCGGTCTGTTGGTTGGAATTGCTGTCAAGGAACTAAATCCTTTATACTCTATATATACTGAATTGGGATTGGAGTCTTCTGAATCTCTTACCACCTCTATAATGAAGCCCATCCGACATATATGGAGTGAGAGGAAATCGCGTAAGATTGCACTTTTTCTTTTGATTAACACCGGTTATATGGTTGTGGAGTTTGTAGTCGGGTTCATGAGTAATAGTCTTGGGTTAATATCAGATGCATGTCACATGTTGTTTGATTGCGCAGCACTTGCAATTGGGTTGTATGCTTCATATATTTCGCGGTTGCCAGCAAACAGTCAGTTTAACTATGGACGGGGAAGATTTGAGATTCTATCAGGATATGTTAATGCTGTTTTCTTGGTTTTAGTCGGGGCCTTGATTGTGGTTgaatcttgtgagaggattttgGACCCTCAAGAAATTTCAACCAGTAGTTTATTGACAGTTTCCATTGGAGGTCTTCTTGTAAATATGATTGGTTTGATATTTTTTCATGAGGAGCATCATCATGCCCATGGTGGGTCTGCATCATGTTCTCATTCCCACTCCCACTCCTCCCATCACCATCACTCACATGACCATGCTGAAAATGATCAGAGTGTTCACAGAATAGTCGAAGAGAGTGTACTCCATGAGAACAATAAGAAATCAGGCCATAGTTCCAAGTGTGGTGAAAATCATGTTCATAATGATTGTGACCATCACCCCAACGGCAGTACAAAGCATCATGATGATCACAATCACCGCCATAATGGCCATAACCACCAGCATGAGCATCATGATGATCACAATCATCATCATAATGATCATAGCCACCAGCATGAGCACCATGATCATCACCGTCACCACCAGCATGAGCACCATGATCATCACCACCGCCAGCATGAGCACCATGATCATCACCACCACCATGAGCACCATGATCATAATGACACCAATGTACATAGAAGCGTCTCCCATAAGAACTCCATTCATAATGGTGCCTTGGGGGATTCTCATGATTTTGGTTTAGAAAATATAGAACCTAAGAAAGAGACAACACAGAAGCACCAACATCGCCACATTGATCACAATATGGAAGGCATTTTCTTGCATGTGCTGGCTGACACCTTGGGAAGTGTTGGGGTGGTTATATCAACTTTTCTAATAAAGTATAAGGGATGGCTTGCTTCAGACCCTATCTGCTCAATATTTATATCTGTATTGATAGTATCTTCTGTTATACCATTGCTTTGGAACTCTGCTGAAATATTGCTGCAAAGAATTCCTAGAGCGCATGAACATGATCTTAAAGAAGCTATAAGAGATGTTGTAAATATGAAAGGAGTACGTGGCATCCAAAGATTGCATATTTGGAGTTTCACAAACGATGATGTTGTGGGGACTGTTCATCTTCACGTTTCAACTGAAACAGACAAGACTTCAGCCAAGGCACAGGTATCAGATCTGTTGCATGATGCAGGAATCAAGGATCTAACTATACAAGTAGAATGTGTGAAGGATAGATAG